From Caldicellulosiruptor hydrothermalis 108, a single genomic window includes:
- a CDS encoding nitroreductase family protein, with translation MSADVLEVLKSRRSIRKYKKNVVIEREVIEKIIDAARFAPTARGNEGWEFVVVTDENIKRQIAQKARYGRFIEDASCCVAVLYEKDFEYILEDMSAATTYILLAAKALGLGSCWVASYKKEHSEDVKKLLNVPDNLELCALIAIGYADEEPVRNKKPLSSILHWNKYQRK, from the coding sequence ATGTCTGCAGATGTATTAGAAGTTTTAAAATCTCGAAGAAGTATCAGAAAGTACAAAAAAAATGTGGTCATAGAGAGGGAAGTTATTGAAAAGATTATTGATGCTGCGAGATTTGCACCTACTGCAAGAGGAAATGAAGGTTGGGAATTTGTTGTAGTAACAGATGAAAACATCAAAAGACAAATTGCTCAAAAAGCCCGATATGGCAGATTCATAGAAGATGCTTCATGCTGTGTTGCTGTGCTTTATGAAAAAGATTTCGAATATATTTTAGAAGATATGTCAGCGGCGACCACATATATTTTATTGGCTGCAAAAGCATTAGGACTTGGCAGTTGTTGGGTTGCAAGCTATAAAAAGGAGCATTCAGAAGATGTCAAGAAGCTGCTAAACGTTCCAGACAATTTAGAACTTTGTGCGCTCATTGCAATAGGTTATGCTGATGAAGAACCTGTAAGAAACAAAAAGCCCCTATCTTCAATACTTCACTGGAATAAGTACCAAAGAAAATAA
- a CDS encoding ATP-binding protein has protein sequence MKLTPDKLKKKVDLSNFEFKTTNEIEPLTTIIGQERAKRAFEFGLSVTTKGYNIYMCGPTGTGKTSFAENYLNEIAKNKPAPNDWVYVYNFANPDSPIAISLPKGMGKVFKKDMADFLEFVINDLKKVFNSEEYENDKNNIYNEYQEKRTQLLDRLAEEAREYDFEIKYTPSGVYFIPIVNGRAISEEEYPELEKTIRDEIERKVKKLQLETQEVLKKIKILERELKERIKELQKRIAVFTISHYVYEIRSKYKDNIKILDYIDSVTDDIIENLDDFLDKEEEDTQFPLQFVPYKKISRLDKYKVNVIVDNSELDGAPVVYEVNPTYYNLIGKIEYDNEMGNILVTDYTKIKAGAIHRANGGYLILQAKDLLSYPQAWEALKRVLKTGQIFIENLKDIYGLFITPSLKPEPIPVDLKVILIGSEYIYNILYTYDEDFRKLFKIKADFDSEMDYNQDNLYKMVQFISSFCKKENSLPFSKDAVEKVIEYSCRLVENQEKLSTRFNEIVEILAEANTWAELEKSNVVKKEHVSKAICEKEFRSAKYEEKINQMIEKGTILVDVDGYKVGQINALAILDVGDYVFGKPSLITVTTSSGRSGIINIEREVQMSGKTHSKGILIISGYIAQLFAQDMPLALNATICFEQLYSGIEGDSASAAELCALLSALSDVPIYQGIAITGSVNQKGVIQPVGGVTKKIEGFYYVCKRKGLNGNQGVIIPHQNIKNLVLCDEVVEEVRKENFHIWAVKTIDEAIEILTGKRFEEVVLLARQKLKRYLENLVNLSDKKDE, from the coding sequence ATGAAACTTACACCAGATAAATTAAAAAAGAAGGTGGATTTATCCAATTTTGAATTTAAAACCACAAACGAGATAGAACCTTTAACCACCATAATTGGACAAGAAAGAGCTAAAAGAGCATTTGAGTTTGGACTGAGCGTTACCACCAAAGGATACAACATTTACATGTGTGGTCCTACAGGTACAGGTAAGACAAGTTTTGCCGAAAATTATTTAAATGAGATAGCTAAAAACAAGCCTGCTCCGAACGACTGGGTTTATGTTTATAATTTTGCCAATCCTGACTCACCTATTGCAATATCTCTGCCGAAGGGAATGGGCAAAGTTTTTAAGAAGGATATGGCAGATTTTCTGGAGTTTGTAATTAATGATTTAAAGAAGGTTTTTAACAGTGAGGAATACGAAAATGACAAAAACAATATCTACAATGAGTACCAGGAAAAAAGGACCCAGCTTTTAGATAGGTTAGCTGAAGAAGCAAGGGAATATGATTTTGAGATAAAATATACTCCAAGCGGTGTGTATTTTATTCCTATTGTAAATGGTAGGGCGATTTCAGAAGAGGAATATCCTGAGTTAGAAAAGACTATTAGAGATGAAATAGAAAGAAAGGTAAAAAAGCTTCAACTTGAAACTCAAGAGGTTTTAAAGAAGATAAAGATTCTTGAAAGAGAGTTGAAAGAGAGAATAAAAGAACTACAAAAGAGGATAGCTGTCTTTACAATAAGTCATTATGTATACGAAATCAGAAGCAAGTATAAAGATAACATAAAAATTTTGGATTATATTGATAGCGTAACAGATGACATTATTGAAAACCTTGATGATTTTTTGGACAAAGAAGAGGAAGATACACAATTTCCTTTGCAATTTGTTCCATATAAAAAGATCTCAAGACTTGATAAATACAAGGTCAATGTAATCGTTGACAATTCAGAATTAGATGGCGCGCCTGTTGTTTATGAAGTAAATCCAACCTATTACAATCTCATAGGCAAAATTGAATATGATAACGAGATGGGCAACATCCTTGTTACAGACTACACAAAAATCAAGGCGGGCGCGATTCACAGGGCAAACGGGGGATATCTCATCCTTCAGGCCAAAGATTTGCTGAGCTATCCACAGGCATGGGAAGCCTTGAAAAGAGTACTAAAAACAGGTCAGATATTCATTGAAAATCTAAAGGATATCTATGGACTTTTTATAACCCCTTCTTTAAAACCAGAACCTATACCAGTTGATTTAAAGGTTATTTTAATTGGCAGTGAGTATATTTATAATATCCTATACACATACGATGAAGATTTTAGAAAGCTTTTCAAGATTAAAGCTGATTTTGACAGCGAAATGGATTACAATCAAGATAATCTCTACAAAATGGTTCAGTTTATTAGTTCATTTTGTAAAAAAGAAAATTCATTGCCATTTTCCAAGGATGCTGTTGAGAAAGTGATTGAATATTCCTGCAGACTTGTTGAGAACCAGGAAAAGCTTTCAACGCGGTTTAATGAAATTGTTGAGATATTGGCAGAAGCTAACACCTGGGCTGAACTAGAAAAAAGTAATGTGGTGAAGAAGGAACATGTGAGCAAAGCAATTTGCGAAAAAGAATTTAGAAGTGCAAAATATGAAGAAAAGATAAACCAGATGATTGAGAAAGGTACTATTTTAGTTGATGTGGATGGCTACAAGGTAGGGCAAATAAATGCTCTTGCAATTCTGGATGTTGGTGACTATGTTTTTGGCAAACCTTCTTTAATAACAGTTACCACAAGTAGCGGAAGAAGTGGTATAATAAATATTGAACGTGAAGTACAAATGTCTGGCAAAACTCATAGCAAAGGTATTTTGATTATCTCAGGGTATATCGCCCAGCTGTTTGCCCAAGATATGCCACTTGCATTAAACGCCACTATATGTTTTGAACAACTATATTCTGGTATTGAAGGTGATTCTGCATCAGCAGCTGAACTTTGTGCTCTGCTTTCAGCCTTGAGTGATGTGCCCATTTATCAGGGGATAGCAATAACAGGTTCTGTAAACCAAAAGGGAGTGATTCAGCCTGTTGGTGGCGTAACAAAAAAGATAGAGGGTTTTTACTATGTTTGTAAAAGAAAAGGATTGAATGGAAATCAGGGTGTTATAATCCCGCATCAAAATATAAAAAATTTGGTATTGTGTGATGAGGTAGTAGAAGAAGTTAGAAAAGAAAATTTTCACATCTGGGCAGTAAAAACAATCGATGAAGCTATTGAGATTTTGACAGGTAAAAGGTTTGAAGAAGTGGTGCTTTTAGCAAGACAAAAGTTGAAAAGATACTTAGAAAATTTAGTAAATCTTAGTGATAAAAAAGATGAATAA
- a CDS encoding TetR/AcrR family transcriptional regulator — MKKSEVTKNKIIQAAIKLISQNGYAATTTAQIAKEAGVSEATLFKYFKDKETLLKEVIKAGVTQILSQVALLPLKENIKKSMALKTPDFIKSLIRERLEMAEKNIDIFKVVLIEIQYNDLLKKEVSEKMVPKTCQAKQLIERILMQKADVSSDMAKGLSRVMIGTVLTFLIQKYILGIETSEDELDREINNVLLVFKKAIGEE, encoded by the coding sequence GTGAAAAAGAGTGAAGTAACAAAAAACAAGATAATCCAAGCAGCTATAAAGCTTATTTCTCAAAATGGTTATGCTGCTACAACTACAGCTCAAATAGCGAAAGAAGCAGGAGTTTCTGAGGCCACACTTTTTAAGTATTTTAAAGACAAAGAAACCCTTCTCAAAGAGGTTATCAAGGCAGGAGTGACACAGATTCTTAGCCAGGTTGCTCTTTTACCATTAAAAGAAAATATTAAAAAGAGTATGGCTTTAAAAACTCCAGATTTTATAAAGTCATTAATACGTGAAAGACTTGAAATGGCAGAAAAAAATATTGATATTTTCAAGGTCGTGTTGATTGAAATACAATACAATGACCTTCTAAAAAAAGAGGTAAGTGAAAAAATGGTACCCAAAACCTGTCAAGCAAAGCAGCTTATTGAAAGAATACTTATGCAAAAAGCTGATGTCAGTTCTGATATGGCAAAGGGTCTTTCAAGGGTAATGATAGGGACGGTATTGACTTTTCTTATTCAAAAATACATTTTGGGAATTGAGACTTCTGAAGATGAACTGGATAGAGAGATTAACAATGTACTTTTGGTATTCAAAAAAGCAATTGGGGAGGAGTAA
- a CDS encoding secondary thiamine-phosphate synthase enzyme YjbQ, translating to MFREIEIRTKDRVDFVDITSKLKEIVRQSNIEEGLMTVFVPHTTAGITINEHADPSVVSDIKKQLEKLVPENNGYSHSEGNSDAHIKASLIGSSVNIIIRNGEMMLGTWQGVFFCEFDGPRRRKIYVYIK from the coding sequence TTGTTTAGGGAAATTGAGATAAGAACAAAAGATAGAGTAGATTTTGTTGATATTACAAGTAAATTAAAAGAAATTGTTAGACAGTCTAATATTGAAGAAGGACTCATGACAGTGTTTGTTCCACATACAACTGCAGGTATTACAATCAATGAACATGCTGACCCGTCGGTTGTAAGTGATATAAAAAAACAACTTGAAAAGTTAGTACCGGAAAATAATGGCTATAGCCACAGTGAGGGGAATTCTGATGCGCATATAAAGGCAAGCCTGATAGGTTCATCTGTTAACATTATAATTCGAAATGGTGAGATGATGCTTGGTACATGGCAAGGCGTGTTCTTTTGTGAGTTCGATGGTCCAAGGAGAAGGAAGATATATGTGTATATAAAATAA
- the ispD gene encoding 2-C-methyl-D-erythritol 4-phosphate cytidylyltransferase: protein MKTCAILCAAGKGTRFGGDTPKQFLFLKGKMIIEYSLEVFEKSHFIDGVVLLVPQGFEDIARSLKEKYSKVVYWDYGGKERADTVKRGLEILKGECDIVAIHDAARPFITLELLEKLIAEVETHFAVAPCILAMDTVKFVVDGHIQNTLPRSNICLVQTPQVFKFDLIYRGYEMFKNELFTDDLQYVERLGIKPKIIENSRINFKITTKEDLLIAEAIVEKGYW, encoded by the coding sequence GTGAAAACATGCGCTATTTTGTGTGCGGCAGGTAAAGGCACGAGGTTTGGGGGGGATACCCCCAAACAATTTTTATTTTTAAAAGGTAAGATGATAATTGAATATTCTCTTGAAGTGTTTGAAAAATCACACTTTATTGATGGAGTTGTGCTGCTTGTACCTCAAGGTTTTGAAGATATTGCAAGAAGTTTGAAAGAAAAATACAGCAAAGTTGTTTATTGGGATTATGGTGGGAAAGAGAGAGCAGACACTGTAAAAAGAGGATTGGAGATTTTAAAAGGTGAATGTGATATTGTTGCAATCCACGATGCTGCAAGACCTTTTATTACTTTAGAGCTTCTGGAAAAGCTAATTGCTGAGGTTGAGACTCATTTTGCAGTTGCGCCTTGCATTTTAGCAATGGATACTGTAAAGTTTGTAGTGGATGGTCACATACAAAATACATTGCCACGGTCTAATATATGTTTGGTACAAACACCTCAAGTTTTTAAATTTGATTTAATATACAGAGGATATGAGATGTTTAAAAATGAGTTATTTACAGATGATCTTCAGTATGTTGAACGATTGGGTATAAAGCCTAAAATAATTGAAAATAGTAGAATAAATTTCAAGATAACAACAAAAGAAGACCTCCTGATTGCAGAGGCTATTGTAGAGAAGGGGTATTGGTAG
- a CDS encoding ABC transporter ATP-binding protein: protein MDKAIKIERLTKKFGSFVAVNNISFEVPKGCIFGLLGPNGSGKTTTIKIICGVLRATEGYVEVLGKDASKYPEEVRQNIGYVSQKFSLYEDLTIEENINFYGAVYGLSKNEIETKKKQLVKLFKFEGREKSQVSTLSGGMKQKLAFACATLHNPQILILDEPTAGVDPISRKEYWEMIKFFSNSGVTVLVTTHYMDEAERCDVVAFMFNGILKEIDTPYNVKKKYMSDSIEDVFVKVFSE, encoded by the coding sequence TTGGACAAAGCTATAAAAATTGAAAGACTTACAAAGAAATTCGGTAGCTTTGTTGCGGTGAATAATATTTCATTTGAGGTTCCAAAGGGTTGTATTTTTGGACTGCTCGGACCTAATGGCTCTGGGAAAACCACAACTATAAAAATAATCTGCGGAGTATTAAGAGCTACAGAGGGTTATGTTGAAGTTCTTGGGAAGGATGCTTCAAAATACCCTGAAGAGGTAAGACAAAATATTGGGTATGTTTCTCAAAAATTTAGTTTGTATGAGGATTTGACGATTGAAGAGAACATCAATTTTTATGGAGCTGTGTATGGTCTTTCAAAAAACGAAATTGAGACAAAAAAGAAACAACTTGTAAAGCTTTTCAAATTTGAAGGTAGAGAAAAGTCTCAAGTCAGTACCTTATCCGGCGGAATGAAACAAAAACTTGCTTTTGCATGTGCCACACTGCACAATCCGCAAATCCTAATTTTGGATGAGCCCACAGCAGGAGTTGACCCCATTTCAAGAAAGGAATATTGGGAAATGATAAAATTTTTTTCAAACAGCGGTGTGACAGTGCTTGTAACAACCCATTATATGGACGAGGCAGAAAGATGTGATGTTGTTGCATTTATGTTCAATGGAATTTTAAAAGAGATTGACACACCTTATAATGTAAAGAAAAAGTATATGTCTGACAGCATAGAGGATGTCTTTGTGAAGGTATTTTCTGAGTAA
- a CDS encoding ABC transporter permease, which produces MRGFSARRFFAIAKKEFIQIKRDKASFVLAFVAPFIMLMLFGYAVKMDIENVVIGVLDMSNTLESREIIRKLQNTRYFKPNLFAQNQKEIDEWLDSGKIKAALIIPSDFSTKLKQKRSPQILFIVDGTDPTIAKTVFTSGILTIQNMYNQSILNKPFIDLRTRVKYNPSMKSELFTIPGLMGLIMQNITIILTAFAIVREREKGTIEQLIVTPIKSIELILGKLVPYIFLGFGDFLVALLFGVAWFKVPVRGSILLLLLFGLEFVLCALMIGMLISSISKTQLQAMQLALLFLLPSVLLSGFMFPREAMPSVIKFLGNFVPLTYFLVILRGIVLKGVGVGQLWEEVLVLVLLGIFLLLVSVKKFSKKLD; this is translated from the coding sequence ATGAGAGGATTCTCAGCAAGAAGGTTCTTTGCTATTGCTAAAAAAGAATTTATTCAAATAAAAAGAGATAAAGCAAGTTTTGTTTTGGCATTTGTAGCACCGTTTATTATGCTTATGCTTTTTGGATACGCTGTTAAAATGGATATAGAGAATGTTGTAATCGGCGTACTTGATATGTCAAATACACTTGAAAGCAGAGAAATTATAAGGAAACTTCAGAATACCAGGTATTTTAAGCCAAATTTGTTTGCACAGAATCAGAAAGAAATTGATGAGTGGCTTGACAGTGGAAAAATTAAAGCTGCCCTGATTATTCCTTCAGATTTTTCTACAAAGCTAAAGCAAAAAAGAAGTCCACAAATTTTATTCATTGTTGATGGCACAGACCCAACAATAGCAAAGACAGTATTTACAAGTGGTATTTTAACAATACAAAATATGTATAACCAAAGTATTTTAAATAAACCTTTTATTGATTTGAGAACAAGAGTTAAGTACAACCCTTCAATGAAAAGTGAACTTTTTACAATACCCGGTCTTATGGGTTTGATAATGCAGAACATAACAATTATATTAACTGCTTTTGCTATTGTGAGGGAAAGAGAAAAGGGAACTATTGAACAGCTGATTGTAACACCTATAAAATCAATTGAACTGATATTGGGTAAACTTGTACCTTATATATTTCTTGGATTTGGAGATTTTTTGGTGGCGCTACTGTTTGGTGTTGCTTGGTTTAAAGTACCAGTGAGAGGCAGTATATTATTACTTTTGCTCTTTGGTTTGGAATTTGTTCTATGTGCTCTTATGATAGGAATGCTTATCTCTTCTATTTCAAAAACCCAGCTTCAGGCAATGCAGCTTGCTCTTTTGTTCTTACTTCCAAGTGTTCTACTTTCAGGTTTTATGTTTCCGAGAGAAGCAATGCCATCTGTGATAAAGTTTTTAGGTAATTTTGTTCCTCTTACTTATTTTCTTGTAATCTTACGCGGGATTGTTTTAAAAGGAGTAGGAGTTGGGCAACTTTGGGAAGAAGTACTGGTATTAGTGCTTCTTGGAATATTTCTTTTGCTGGTTTCTGTAAAAAAATTTTCAAAAAAGCTTGATTAA
- a CDS encoding DUF6062 family protein — MGNEKIYMIPVNDAFSKNCECAFCYLENNFEKQCIEIVLGESVMEVDARIETNKKGFCRRHFHMLLEQKNKLPYGLILETHLNEIKTNLENLIYFNLSESNLHQKEGFIKKLFGNQNLNKNKLTDIIQYLENLSSKCVICERIQLRMKNYFEVFFFMWKNQKDFQQKVLSSKGFCLHHFNELLKYSVDHLSGKEFNNFVEKICKIELENLTRIYTNVCDFNKQFDYRNANNTITEEIRNSLLNATEKLGKYK; from the coding sequence ATGGGAAACGAAAAGATATATATGATTCCTGTCAATGATGCTTTTTCAAAAAATTGCGAATGTGCTTTTTGTTACCTTGAAAATAATTTCGAAAAACAATGTATTGAAATTGTACTTGGGGAAAGTGTTATGGAGGTTGATGCAAGAATAGAAACCAACAAAAAAGGGTTTTGCAGAAGGCACTTTCATATGCTGCTTGAACAAAAAAATAAACTTCCTTACGGACTTATATTGGAAACTCACCTCAATGAGATAAAAACAAATCTTGAAAATCTTATATATTTTAATCTTTCAGAATCAAACTTGCATCAAAAAGAAGGGTTTATAAAAAAACTTTTTGGCAATCAAAACTTGAACAAAAACAAATTGACAGATATAATACAGTACTTAGAAAATCTCTCTTCTAAGTGCGTTATTTGCGAAAGAATTCAATTAAGAATGAAAAATTATTTTGAAGTATTCTTTTTCATGTGGAAAAACCAGAAAGATTTTCAGCAAAAGGTTCTCTCTTCAAAAGGCTTTTGCTTACATCACTTTAATGAACTTTTGAAATACTCCGTAGACCATTTGTCCGGAAAAGAATTTAACAACTTTGTTGAAAAAATTTGTAAAATTGAGCTTGAAAATCTTACTCGAATCTATACAAACGTCTGTGATTTTAACAAACAGTTTGATTACAGAAATGCCAATAATACTATTACAGAAGAGATAAGAAATTCGCTTTTAAATGCAACAGAAAAATTGGGAAAATACAAATAA
- a CDS encoding HlyD family secretion protein has product MPSIKIKTKLVLLLSFCIIFLFFLTGCKAKNGEDIYSSTVEVKSIDINSEIAGRVEKVYVEEGSKVKKGDVIVKLDSGILEIQKNLSLYNLEIAKISSKIAKENLEIAKLKYALMNKKPSKYQLEQLKESIFQLQTLKEGNAKNISLLRQAIEDLKAVRVSNTEMLKTLTELKIQLNSLEAQNESVAHQINSLEVQLQMVKNETVMPEDKSIYAISVEIAQKNYSQALEYVKIAEGNLKLCEENLKKASIISPADGIISIKGVEEGQFIGPGSFVAQISLDYYYLKIYVPSTELGKVKIGKEVSIVSEDGQKAYGKIVYISDKAEFTPRNVETKEEKQKMVFMVKIDVTKNKEILKPGMIVNVIL; this is encoded by the coding sequence ATGCCAAGTATAAAAATCAAAACAAAATTGGTTTTGTTGTTATCTTTTTGTATAATTTTTTTGTTTTTCTTGACAGGATGTAAAGCAAAAAATGGAGAAGATATTTATTCATCGACAGTTGAGGTAAAAAGCATAGATATAAATAGTGAAATTGCCGGCAGGGTAGAAAAGGTGTATGTTGAGGAAGGTTCTAAAGTAAAAAAAGGAGATGTAATAGTCAAACTAGATAGTGGTATTTTGGAAATTCAAAAAAACTTATCTTTGTACAATCTTGAAATTGCAAAGATTTCTTCTAAAATTGCAAAAGAAAATCTTGAAATTGCAAAGCTAAAATATGCTCTTATGAACAAAAAACCATCTAAATATCAGTTAGAGCAGTTGAAAGAAAGTATTTTTCAACTTCAAACACTTAAGGAAGGAAATGCAAAGAACATTTCTCTGCTTCGCCAAGCTATTGAAGATTTAAAAGCTGTTAGGGTTTCAAACACTGAAATGCTTAAAACTTTGACTGAACTAAAAATTCAACTGAATTCCTTGGAGGCGCAAAATGAAAGTGTGGCACATCAAATTAATTCTCTTGAAGTTCAGCTTCAAATGGTAAAAAACGAGACTGTAATGCCCGAAGACAAGTCAATATATGCGATATCAGTCGAAATTGCTCAAAAGAATTATTCACAAGCTTTAGAATATGTAAAAATAGCAGAAGGGAACTTGAAACTTTGTGAGGAAAATCTAAAAAAAGCCTCCATCATTTCACCAGCAGATGGTATTATTTCGATAAAGGGCGTTGAAGAAGGTCAATTTATTGGACCTGGTAGTTTTGTAGCTCAAATTTCTCTTGACTATTATTACCTTAAAATTTATGTTCCATCAACTGAGCTTGGAAAAGTAAAGATAGGAAAAGAGGTTAGTATTGTTTCTGAAGATGGGCAGAAAGCATATGGAAAGATTGTGTATATTTCTGATAAAGCTGAATTCACTCCGCGGAATGTAGAAACAAAAGAAGAAAAACAGAAGATGGTGTTTATGGTAAAGATAGATGTTACAAAGAATAAAGAGATACTCAAGCCTGGGATGATTGTAAACGTAATCTTGTAA
- a CDS encoding Asp23/Gls24 family envelope stress response protein produces the protein MYALVGPSGTGKSYKAIVVAKMLGASAIIDDGILVYNSKLVAGKSAKKEPTYLASVRRALFMEDDHANEVKKAIKDLNIDSILILATSKQMAQMIAKRLELGSIERFVDIKEVSSDLEIKKAITMRNKEGKHVVPVPTFEIKKDFSGLLIYPLKLFKRINLNDYIVAEKTIVRPTFSYLGEYTISENVLIAYVRRVLKKSNDIAKILSIDLAIKNNLLYIKIEVILKFGCNIKSVLEGIQREIKEEIEYYTSINVEYIHIIAKGIQV, from the coding sequence GTGTATGCTTTAGTTGGACCAAGTGGTACAGGTAAAAGCTATAAGGCAATAGTTGTTGCGAAGATGCTGGGAGCAAGTGCTATAATAGACGATGGTATTTTGGTTTACAACTCAAAGCTTGTTGCGGGAAAGTCTGCAAAGAAAGAACCTACATATTTGGCTTCGGTAAGAAGAGCGCTTTTTATGGAAGATGATCATGCAAATGAAGTAAAGAAGGCAATAAAAGATTTGAACATTGATTCAATTTTAATCTTAGCTACATCCAAACAGATGGCACAGATGATAGCAAAAAGATTAGAATTGGGAAGTATTGAAAGGTTTGTTGATATCAAAGAAGTTTCGAGCGACCTTGAGATAAAAAAAGCAATAACCATGCGAAATAAAGAAGGAAAACACGTTGTACCTGTTCCGACTTTTGAAATAAAAAAGGACTTTTCGGGTTTGCTGATATATCCTTTAAAGCTTTTTAAGAGAATTAACCTCAACGATTATATTGTTGCCGAAAAGACTATAGTAAGACCTACCTTTAGCTATTTGGGTGAATATACTATTTCAGAAAATGTCTTGATTGCGTATGTTCGCAGAGTACTCAAAAAAAGCAATGATATTGCTAAGATACTTTCAATTGACCTTGCTATCAAAAATAATCTGTTGTATATAAAGATTGAGGTTATATTAAAATTTGGTTGCAACATAAAATCTGTACTTGAAGGGATACAAAGGGAGATAAAAGAGGAGATAGAATATTATACCTCAATAAATGTAGAGTATATTCACATCATTGCAAAAGGAATACAGGTTTAG